In Dasypus novemcinctus isolate mDasNov1 chromosome 10, mDasNov1.1.hap2, whole genome shotgun sequence, one DNA window encodes the following:
- the LOC101412921 gene encoding membrane-spanning 4-domains subfamily A member 12 isoform X1 gives MLSKPTTHSGNLETIPNPNLPSNSMAQQPVRITNPINQAQGTQPPFIATPGMVINGQQGQRDIQMRNSVLGIINTDFKEEAKIVGAIQIIIGLMHIGFGLVLSLTNSVYKPSLLFTSISFIGGYPFWGGVSFIISGSLSIMASKEFSSPSLTKGNLGMNILSAIFAFIGVILLLVDVSINGYPRQDYWSVLSGKGISGMLMIFSLLEFSITCTTAYFAHLENMNINRNVLFIPNRNMEPAP, from the exons ATGTTATCCAAGCCAACAACCCACTCTGGAAATCTTGAAACTATCCCCAACCCAAACTTACCAAGCAACTCTATGGCCCAACAACCTGTGAGGATAACAAACCCAATAAACCAAGCTCAGGGCACTCAGCCTCCTTTCATCGCTACTCCTGGAATGGTCATTAACGGTCAACAGGGCCAGCGAGATATACAAATGAGAAATTCAGTTCTAGGAATAATAAACACAGACTTTAAAGAAGAAGCCAAGATAGTCGGG GCCATCCAGATCATAATCGGATTGATGCACATTGGCTTTGGACTTGTTTTGAGTTTAACAAACAGTGTTTACAAACCATCATTGCTTTTtacttccatttcttttattggCGGATATCCATTCTGGGGTGGCGTCTCT TTCATTATTTCTGGCTCTCTCTCTATAATGGCATCCAAGGAGTTCTCCTCACCTTCTCTG ACAAAAGGCAACCTGGGAATGAACATTCTTAGTGCTATCTTTGCCTTTATTGGAGTGATTCTGTTGCTGGTGGATGTGAGCATCAATGGGTACCCCAGACAAGACTACTGGTCAGTG CTTTCTGGGAAAGGAATTTCAGGCATGCTGATGATCTTCTCGCTCTTGGAGTTCTCTATAACTTGTACAACAGCCTATTTTGCCCACCTAGAAAACATGAACATCAACAGG AATGTCCTGTTTATTCCAAACAGGAATATGGAACCAGCCCCTTGA
- the LOC101412921 gene encoding membrane-spanning 4-domains subfamily A member 12 isoform X2 has product MLSKPTTHSGNLETIPNPNLPSNSMAQQPVRITNPINQAQGTQPPFIATPGMVINGQQGQRDIQMRNSVLGIINTDFKEEAKIVGAIQIIIGLMHIGFGLVLSLTNSVYKPSLLFTSISFIGGYPFWGGVSFIISGSLSIMASKEFSSPSLLSGKGISGMLMIFSLLEFSITCTTAYFAHLENMNINRNVLFIPNRNMEPAP; this is encoded by the exons ATGTTATCCAAGCCAACAACCCACTCTGGAAATCTTGAAACTATCCCCAACCCAAACTTACCAAGCAACTCTATGGCCCAACAACCTGTGAGGATAACAAACCCAATAAACCAAGCTCAGGGCACTCAGCCTCCTTTCATCGCTACTCCTGGAATGGTCATTAACGGTCAACAGGGCCAGCGAGATATACAAATGAGAAATTCAGTTCTAGGAATAATAAACACAGACTTTAAAGAAGAAGCCAAGATAGTCGGG GCCATCCAGATCATAATCGGATTGATGCACATTGGCTTTGGACTTGTTTTGAGTTTAACAAACAGTGTTTACAAACCATCATTGCTTTTtacttccatttcttttattggCGGATATCCATTCTGGGGTGGCGTCTCT TTCATTATTTCTGGCTCTCTCTCTATAATGGCATCCAAGGAGTTCTCCTCACCTTCTCTG CTTTCTGGGAAAGGAATTTCAGGCATGCTGATGATCTTCTCGCTCTTGGAGTTCTCTATAACTTGTACAACAGCCTATTTTGCCCACCTAGAAAACATGAACATCAACAGG AATGTCCTGTTTATTCCAAACAGGAATATGGAACCAGCCCCTTGA